A window from Capricornis sumatraensis isolate serow.1 chromosome 5, serow.2, whole genome shotgun sequence encodes these proteins:
- the LLCFC1 gene encoding LOW QUALITY PROTEIN: sperm-egg fusion protein LLCFC1 (The sequence of the model RefSeq protein was modified relative to this genomic sequence to represent the inferred CDS: substituted 1 base at 1 genomic stop codon) gives MASQLARNTEASPPNSQEEVSDFFPCKQHFLDLQVKECKGGVNRVTRLLKPAYPIISKDQRQRLGRPMSSLGSQLCRAAFLGALLLLLRVKGVKTQRGSPGLDERGQKEKTPSTDQDREQFEEHFMASSVGETWQVVDMAQQEDDEASEVAAIRDHLFDLAFCFNLASIVVFLXGTLRRRWWPGSWTRTWTSTSAL, from the exons ATGGCTTCTCAGTTAGCCAGGAACACAGAAGCTTCTCCCCCAAATAGCCAGGAGGAGGTTAGTGATTTCTTTCCATGCAAGCAGCATTTCCTGGACCTGCAGGTCAAGGAGTGCAAGGGAGGGGTGAACAGGGTCACCCGCTTACTGAAACCTGCCTATCCCATCATCAG CAAAGACCAACGGCAGCGGCTGGGTAGGCCCATGAGCTCCTTGGGCTCCCAGCTCTGCAGGGCAGCATTCCTGGGcgccctcctgctgctgctgcgagtCAAGGGGGTGAAGACCCAGAGAGGGAGCCCAGGCCTAGACGAGAGGggtcagaaagagaagacacCCTCTACAg ACCAAGATCGAGAACAGTTCGAAGAGCACTTCATGGCCTCCTCCGTGGGCGAGACGTGGCAGGTGGTGGACATGGCGCAGCAGGAGGACGACGAGGCCTCGGAGGTGGCGGCGATCCGTGACCACCTGTTCGACCTCGCCTTCTGCTTTAACCTGGCCAGCATCGTGGTTTTTTTATGAGGGACGTTGAGGCGGAGGTGGTGGCCTGGTTCCTGGACGAGGACCTGGACATCTACCTCCGCTTTATGA
- the KEL gene encoding kell blood group glycoprotein: MLPETLLQSGTAETPVPDISGKINNRRKSVECGSILGKRCVELLLSGPSIAQGDRRILAAEVAGAACTVGAAAAADGLMAEASFAFRYDSFSALPPAHPVQEGGHKELVGKAMWTEQASGSGTGRRRERSPEKEPPTAQDGWWQKTLRALKTLLLFSIILGLSLLLWGYVFQGCGPSPCKTSVCQDILDLYLASGNTSVAPCTDFFSFACGNINRTGSPFQALAEENRRRVRRILETPGSWHLAPGEEKAFGFYNSCMNTGAIEAAGAGPLRQVIEELGGWPISSNRTVSGNSTPLDFNQTLSLLMSQYGHFPFFRAYLQPLPTPPYLPVIQIDQPEFDVLLEQKQETNYAQILREYLHYLNRLVTLLGRDPSQVHDDASFFIFINSQLNQMLKSGEQQRAQGKVFKMVTIDQLQRVAPAIDWLSCLQATFAPMSLSPSYRVAVHDLEYLKNMSQLLEKQLLKHRDFLQSHMIFGLVRTLSPALDSQFQEAQRLLSQKVGELTGRPPMPVHPRWMMCVEKTEAFFEPTLAALFIQETFRSSTHSAAMELFTTIKDTLISHLHTVPWMDGETRAEAQDKLTQLQVNMGPSEWALKPDPARQEYDDVQLGPSFLQTFLSCVRSRQARVIQEFLQPFSSHRWQVPPWGLKASYSIPDNVMVFPAGLLQPPFFHPGYPRAVNFGAAGSIMARELLHIFDQLLLPGGCPACDTRALQKALLCLEHLYAAFPSPRGTSFDVSRTLLEDAADAGALAIALKAYKKRLVLFRGETILPGLDLSPRQLFFQSYAQVMCRDPSTQDPQDIHSPPTLRVHGPLSDSPAFTRHFRCPEGALLNPSSRCQLW, from the exons CATGCACCGTTGGGGCAGCTGCAGcggctgatggcttgatggctgaAGCATCCTTTGCTTTCCGATATGACAG CTTCTCTGCCCTGCCTCCTGCTCATCCAGTTCAGGAGGGTGGACACAAAGAGCTGGTGGGGAAAGCCATGTGGACTGAGCAAGCGAGTGGATCGGGGACAGGCAGGAGGCGGGAG AGATCTCCAGAAAAGGAGCCACCCACCGCACAGGATGGATGGTGGCAAAAGACCTTGCGGGCGCTAAAGACCCTTCTGCTCTTCAGTATAATCCTTGGTCTTTCTCTGCTGCTTTGGGGCTATGTGTTCCAGGGCTGTGGTCCTT CCCCTTGCAAGACGTCTGTGTGTCAGGACATCCTGGATCTCTACCTGGCCTCTGGGAACACGAGTGTGGCCCCCTGCACTGATTTCTTTAGCTTTGCCTGTGGAAACATCAACAGAACTGGCAGTCCTTTTCAGGCTCTTGCAGAGGAGAACAGGCGCCGAGTTCGAAGAATCCTGG AGACCCCAGGTTCCTGGCACTTGGCCCCTGGGGAGGAGAAAGCCTTCGGATTCTACAACTCCTGCATGAACACGGGTGCCATTGAGGCAGCAGGGGCCGGTCCCCTCAGACAGGTTATTGAGGAG cTTGGCGGCTGGCCGATCTCCAGTAACAGGACTGTCTCCGGTAACTCGACTCCATTAGATTTTAACCAAACTCTGAGCCTTCTGATGAGTCAATATGGTCACTTCCCATTCTTCAGAGCCTATTTGCAACCTCTTCCCACCCCTCCATACCTGCCAGTCATCCAG ATAGACCAGCCAGAGTTTGACGTTCTTCTCGAGCAAAAACAGGAAACAAACTATGCCCAG ATCCTGCGGGAATACCTGCATTACCTGAATCGCCTGGTAACCTTGCTGGGAAGAGACCCAAGCCAAGTGCATGATGACGcctcctttttcatcttcattaACTCACAGCTGAACCAGATGCTGAAGTCTGGGGAGCAGCAGCGGGCCCAGGGCAAAGTCTTCAAGATGGTCACGATTGACCAGTTGCAG AGAGTGGCCCCTGCCATCGACTGGTTGTCCTGCTTGCAAGCAACGTTTGCACCGATGTCCCTGAGCCCCTCTTATCGTGTCGCAGTCCATGACCTGGAGTATTTGAAAAACATGTCGCAACTGCTTGAGAAGCAGCTGTTGAAGCACAG GGACTTCCTGCAAAGCCACATGATCTTCGGGCTGGTGAGGACACTTTCACCAGCCCTGGACAGTCAgttccaagaggcacaaagattGCTGAGCCAGAAAGTGGGGGAACTGACAGGACGCCCACCCATG CCGGTCCACCCTCGCTGGATGATGTGCGTGGAGAAGACAGAAGCTTTCTTTGAGCCCACACTGGCCGCCTTGTTCATCCAGGAGACTTTCAGATCCAGCACCCATAGTGCT GCCATGGAATTATTCACTACCATCAAGGATACCCTCATCTCTCACCTTCATACAGTTCCCTGGATGGATGGAGAGACCCGGGCAGAGGCCCAGGACAAG CTTACCCAACTGCAGGTGAACATGGGGCCCTCAGAGTGGGCCCTGAAGCCAGACCCGGCCAGACAGGAATACGATGAC GTGCAACTTGGACCCAGCTTCCTCCAGACCTTCCTGAGTTGCGTCCGCTCCCGCCAAGCCAGAGTCATCCAGGAGTTCTTGCAGCCTTTCTCCAGTCACAG GTGGCAGGTGCCTCCCTGGGGCCTCAAGGCTTCCTATTCAATACCTGACAACGTGATGGTCTTCCCAGCCGGGCTCCTCCAACCCCCATTTTTCCACCCCGGCTACCCCAG AGCTGTGAACTTTGGCGCTGCTGGCAGCATTATGGCCCGTGAGCTGTTGCACATCTTTGACCAGCTCT TACTCCCCGGGGGCTGCCCGGCCTGTGACACCCGTGCCCTGCAGAAGGCACTGCTGTGCCTGGAACACCTCTATGCTGCCTTTCCGTCACCCAGGGGAACCTCCTTCGATGTCTCCCGCACGCTCCTGGAGGATGCTGCAGACGCCGGGGCACTGGCCATCGCGCTGAAG GCATACAAAAAGAGGCTAGTACTGTTCCGTGGGGAAACCATCCTGCCCGGCCTAGACCTCAGCCCCCGGCAACTCTTCTTCCAAAGCTATGCCCAG GTGATGTGTAGGGACCCCAGCACCCAGGATCCTCAGGACATTCACAGCCCTCCTACCCTTCGAGTCCACGGTCCCCTAAGCGACAGTCCAGCCTTCACCAGACACTTCCGCTGTCCCGAGGGGGCCCTCCTGAACCCCTCCAGCCGCTGCCAACTCTGGTAA